In Desulfuromonas acetexigens, the following proteins share a genomic window:
- a CDS encoding methylated-DNA--[protein]-cysteine S-methyltransferase produces MKIPSYEVQGLSTPVGFITVVVGEGLIREVLLMADETQARDALRQKYPRHAWTEAGPALAACVQLREFFQGERSAFDLPLDWTRFTPFATAILRELARVPLGATLTYGDLAQRAGYPGRARAVGRVMAGNPYPILLPCHRVVGRDGRLTGYSGGEGITTKSRLLDFEASVVKNPHLLRKIP; encoded by the coding sequence ATGAAAATTCCATCCTACGAAGTTCAGGGCTTGTCGACTCCTGTCGGCTTTATCACGGTCGTCGTCGGCGAAGGCTTGATTCGGGAAGTGCTGTTGATGGCAGACGAAACCCAGGCCCGAGACGCGTTGCGGCAAAAATATCCGCGCCATGCCTGGACGGAAGCGGGACCGGCGCTTGCCGCCTGCGTCCAGTTGCGGGAATTTTTTCAGGGCGAGCGCAGTGCCTTCGATCTCCCTCTCGATTGGACCCGTTTCACCCCCTTTGCCACTGCCATCCTGCGGGAGTTGGCCAGGGTTCCTTTGGGGGCGACCCTGACCTACGGTGACTTGGCCCAGCGCGCCGGCTATCCTGGCCGCGCCCGCGCGGTAGGGCGGGTTATGGCCGGCAACCCTTATCCCATCCTTCTTCCCTGTCATCGGGTTGTCGGGCGTGACGGACGCTTGACCGGCTACTCTGGCGGGGAAGGGATAACGACCAAGTCGCGGCTCCTCGATTTCGAGGCCTCCGTCGTTAAAAATCCGCATTTGTTAAGGAAAATCCCTTGA
- the infC gene encoding translation initiation factor IF-3, with amino-acid sequence MAKQETNINRAIRARELRVVDDEGEQLGILSLEDALAAAQQRGLDLVEVSPNAVPPVCRIMDYGKYKYEASKKAAEAKKKTAKVELKEVKMRPKTDEHDFQFKVKHARRFLEEGNKVKVTIMFRGREVTHPEFGQRLLAKVAQEIQDLGVVESTSRLMGRFMSMVVAPKK; translated from the coding sequence ATAGCTAAGCAAGAAACCAACATCAACCGGGCCATTCGCGCCCGGGAACTTCGGGTGGTCGACGACGAGGGGGAACAGCTCGGAATTCTGAGCCTGGAAGATGCCCTGGCAGCCGCCCAGCAGCGTGGCCTTGACCTGGTTGAGGTCTCCCCCAATGCCGTGCCTCCCGTTTGCCGCATCATGGATTACGGCAAATACAAGTACGAGGCGAGCAAGAAGGCAGCGGAAGCCAAGAAAAAGACGGCCAAGGTCGAGCTCAAGGAAGTCAAGATGCGTCCCAAGACCGATGAGCACGACTTTCAGTTCAAGGTCAAGCATGCGCGCCGTTTCCTTGAGGAAGGCAACAAAGTCAAGGTGACGATCATGTTCCGTGGTCGCGAAGTGACCCATCCCGAATTCGGCCAGCGGCTCTTGGCAAAGGTGGCGCAGGAAATTCAGGATCTCGGTGTGGTAGAAAGCACCTCACGGCTGATGGGACGCTTTATGTCTATGGTCGTCGCTCCCAAAAAGTAG
- the pheS gene encoding phenylalanine--tRNA ligase subunit alpha — protein MKEKLQAMLDAAGRAVEEAESEKLLQDVRVAYLGKKGELTSIMKSMGALPAAERPVIGALANDVKEQLEALIESRLELVRAQDIERRLKEETIDVTLPGRTCFAGSKHPITLVTEEIVEIFSALGFGVAEGPEVEKDFYNFEALNIPKDHPARDMQDTFYISEDVVLRTHTSPVQIRTMLKQPPPVRVIAPGTVYRRDSDITHSPMFHQIEGFLVDRQVSFGDLKGILTTFINRFFGAGVGVRFRPSFFPFTEPSAEVDIQCVICGGKGCRVCKQSGWLEILGSGMIDPEVFKSVHYDPEAYSGFAFGMGLERVAMLKYGVNDLRLFFENDIRFLRQF, from the coding sequence ATGAAGGAAAAGTTGCAGGCGATGTTGGATGCGGCGGGACGCGCCGTGGAAGAGGCCGAGAGCGAAAAGCTCTTGCAGGATGTTCGGGTTGCCTACCTGGGCAAGAAGGGCGAGCTGACCTCCATTATGAAAAGCATGGGGGCTCTTCCCGCAGCCGAACGGCCGGTGATTGGCGCCTTGGCCAACGATGTCAAGGAACAGTTGGAAGCGCTGATCGAATCGCGTCTCGAGCTAGTGCGGGCGCAGGATATCGAGCGACGCCTCAAGGAAGAGACGATCGATGTCACCTTGCCGGGCCGGACTTGCTTCGCCGGTTCCAAGCATCCGATCACCCTGGTCACCGAGGAAATCGTCGAGATCTTCTCGGCCCTGGGCTTCGGCGTCGCTGAGGGGCCCGAGGTGGAGAAGGATTTCTACAACTTCGAGGCGCTGAATATTCCCAAGGATCATCCCGCTCGGGACATGCAGGATACCTTCTACATCTCCGAAGACGTGGTGCTGCGCACCCATACCTCGCCCGTTCAGATCCGAACCATGCTCAAGCAGCCGCCGCCGGTGCGAGTCATTGCTCCGGGCACCGTCTATCGCCGCGATTCCGATATCACCCATTCGCCGATGTTCCATCAGATTGAAGGCTTTCTCGTTGACCGCCAGGTTTCGTTCGGCGACCTCAAAGGGATTCTCACCACCTTCATCAACCGTTTTTTCGGGGCCGGGGTCGGGGTGCGTTTCCGTCCCTCCTTTTTCCCCTTTACCGAACCGAGCGCCGAGGTCGACATTCAATGCGTCATCTGCGGCGGCAAGGGCTGCCGGGTCTGCAAGCAATCGGGCTGGCTGGAGATTCTCGGCAGCGGGATGATCGATCCCGAAGTCTTCAAATCCGTCCATTACGACCCCGAGGCCTACAGCGGTTTTGCCTTCGGCATGGGTCTGGAGCGGGTCGCTATGCTTAAATACGGGGTGAACGATCTGCGGCTCTTTTTCGAGAACGATATTCGTTTTTTGCGTCAGTTCTAA
- the rpmI gene encoding 50S ribosomal protein L35 has translation MPKIKTNRGAAKRFRKTGAGNIRRNKAFTSHILTKKSTKRKRELRQATLVHKADASNISRLIPYL, from the coding sequence ATGCCCAAAATCAAGACCAATCGGGGAGCCGCCAAGCGCTTCCGCAAGACCGGCGCCGGCAACATTCGGCGTAACAAGGCGTTCACCAGCCATATCCTGACCAAGAAGTCTACCAAGCGTAAACGCGAACTTCGTCAGGCGACTCTGGTGCACAAGGCTGATGCCAGCAATATCAGCCGCCTGATTCCGTACCTGTAA
- the rplT gene encoding 50S ribosomal protein L20: MPRVKRGFKARRRRNKVLKLAKGYRGARSKLFRSATEAVDRALNYAFRDRRVKKRDFRALWIARINAASRENGVSYSRLVFGLKKAEIGLDRKVLAQLAVTDPAGFSAVVAQAKAQL, translated from the coding sequence ATGCCGAGAGTAAAACGTGGATTCAAAGCGAGACGCAGAAGAAACAAGGTTCTCAAGCTGGCCAAAGGGTATCGTGGCGCCAGGAGCAAATTGTTTCGTAGCGCGACGGAGGCCGTTGACCGGGCTCTGAACTATGCCTTTCGTGATCGTCGGGTCAAGAAGCGCGATTTCCGCGCACTCTGGATCGCCCGCATCAATGCGGCGTCCCGCGAAAACGGCGTATCTTACAGCCGTCTGGTCTTTGGCCTGAAAAAGGCGGAGATTGGCCTTGATCGCAAGGTGCTCGCCCAGTTGGCGGTTACCGATCCCGCAGGTTTCAGCGCGGTCGTCGCCCAAGCCAAAGCCCAGCTTTAA
- the pheT gene encoding phenylalanine--tRNA ligase subunit beta gives MIVTYNWLKEYVDFDFTSEELSHRLTMAGLEVDAMEKIGADLDTVIVARLAAVEAHPEADRLTLCQVETGKETLQVVCGAKNHRAGDLVALAQVGSILPGDFAIKKSKIRGVESMGMLCSEKELALAEEAEGIMILPAGLPLGQPVFEALGLKDVRFELGLTPNRPDCLSVVGVAREVAAMAGRPLKRPIPEVNEKGAPIEAETSVTIDDPQRCPRYAARLIKGVKIGPSPEWMVRRLESVGMRSINNVVDVTNFVLLELGHPLHAFDFNLLREGRIVVKPAGEGELFTTLDSQPRELKSSDLTICDGEGAVALAGIMGGENSEIKPETTDVLLESAYFDPTTIRRTSKRLGIHTESSHRFERGADIDMVPLALDRAAALIQELAGGTVARGRIDVYPQVLPKISLPLTVARVNAVLGLELSAKTVKELLDSISFVTRVENDGALTVEVPSFRPDVEREIDLIEEIARLNGYDRIPVTMPSGALVSHQDSPHVGLVRRVRDYLVGAGFSEMINYSFIAESAWDRIGLAGDDVRRKTVKVLNPLTEEQAVMRTSLVPSVLTSVAGNLAYRNSDPRVFELRPVFQVVEGQELPYESLRLTVALCGRRAPEGWAQERADVDFYDIKGLAEGILGLFTLPALAWETDSREPFLHPGKSCALRCGKELLGTLGEVHPRILREFDIDEMVYLLDLDLTTLFQQTLGHPGFRPLSRYPDVCRDSALLVDEEIPAARVLSTLGEIKNKSIEEITLFDVYRGAGVPAGKKSLAIRVRYRSLEKTLTDEEIQGIHGKLIRTLEKNLGAEIR, from the coding sequence ATGATCGTTACCTATAACTGGCTCAAAGAATATGTCGATTTCGATTTCACCTCAGAGGAGCTCTCCCATCGCCTGACCATGGCCGGACTGGAAGTCGATGCCATGGAAAAGATCGGGGCCGATCTCGACACGGTCATCGTTGCCCGTCTGGCTGCCGTCGAGGCCCACCCCGAGGCGGATCGCCTGACCCTCTGTCAGGTGGAAACCGGCAAGGAAACCCTGCAGGTGGTCTGCGGCGCAAAAAACCATCGTGCCGGCGATCTGGTGGCCTTGGCCCAGGTTGGTTCGATTTTGCCCGGGGATTTCGCCATCAAGAAATCGAAAATTCGCGGCGTCGAATCGATGGGGATGCTCTGTTCGGAAAAAGAACTGGCTCTGGCCGAGGAAGCGGAAGGAATCATGATCCTGCCTGCGGGCCTGCCCTTGGGCCAGCCGGTCTTCGAGGCTTTGGGTCTCAAGGATGTGCGTTTTGAGTTGGGTCTGACCCCCAATCGTCCCGACTGCCTGAGCGTCGTTGGCGTTGCCCGGGAAGTTGCGGCCATGGCCGGCCGTCCCCTCAAGCGTCCGATCCCGGAAGTGAACGAGAAAGGCGCTCCCATCGAAGCGGAAACCTCGGTGACCATCGACGACCCTCAGCGCTGCCCGCGTTATGCTGCGCGCTTGATCAAGGGGGTCAAGATCGGCCCCTCGCCGGAGTGGATGGTACGACGTCTGGAATCCGTCGGTATGCGTTCCATCAACAACGTGGTCGACGTCACCAATTTCGTTCTACTCGAACTGGGGCATCCGCTGCATGCCTTCGATTTCAATCTGCTCCGCGAAGGGCGCATTGTCGTAAAACCGGCGGGGGAGGGGGAGCTTTTCACCACCCTCGACAGCCAGCCCAGGGAACTCAAAAGTTCCGACCTGACCATCTGCGACGGTGAGGGGGCTGTGGCTCTGGCCGGCATCATGGGGGGGGAGAATTCCGAGATCAAGCCCGAAACGACCGATGTGCTTCTGGAAAGCGCCTATTTCGATCCGACCACCATTCGCCGGACCAGCAAACGTCTGGGGATTCACACGGAATCCTCCCATCGCTTCGAACGCGGCGCCGATATCGACATGGTTCCCCTGGCTCTCGATCGGGCAGCGGCGCTGATCCAAGAGTTGGCCGGCGGCACCGTCGCTCGCGGCCGGATCGATGTCTATCCGCAAGTTTTACCGAAGATTTCCCTGCCCTTGACCGTTGCCCGCGTCAACGCCGTTCTTGGCCTGGAGCTTTCGGCAAAGACGGTCAAAGAACTTCTCGATTCCATCAGCTTTGTCACCCGGGTTGAGAATGATGGCGCCTTGACCGTCGAGGTTCCCTCCTTCCGTCCGGACGTGGAACGGGAAATCGACCTGATCGAAGAGATCGCCCGACTCAACGGTTACGACCGGATTCCGGTGACCATGCCGAGCGGCGCACTGGTCAGTCACCAGGATTCCCCCCATGTCGGGCTCGTGCGCCGGGTGCGGGACTATCTGGTGGGGGCCGGTTTTTCCGAGATGATCAATTACTCCTTCATCGCCGAAAGTGCCTGGGATCGTATCGGTCTTGCCGGCGACGATGTCCGACGTAAAACGGTAAAAGTCCTCAACCCGCTCACCGAGGAGCAGGCGGTCATGCGCACGTCGCTCGTTCCCAGCGTATTGACGAGCGTCGCCGGTAATCTTGCCTATCGCAACAGCGATCCCCGGGTTTTCGAACTGCGGCCGGTTTTTCAAGTAGTAGAGGGGCAGGAACTTCCCTACGAGTCTCTGCGCCTGACCGTCGCTCTCTGTGGCCGTCGTGCGCCGGAAGGTTGGGCGCAGGAGCGGGCCGACGTCGATTTTTACGACATCAAGGGCCTCGCTGAAGGAATTCTGGGGCTTTTCACGCTCCCCGCCTTGGCTTGGGAAACTGATTCCCGTGAGCCTTTCCTGCATCCGGGAAAATCCTGCGCCCTGCGCTGCGGCAAAGAACTGCTCGGCACCCTGGGGGAGGTTCATCCCCGGATCCTGCGGGAGTTCGATATCGACGAAATGGTCTATCTGCTTGATCTCGACCTGACCACGCTCTTTCAGCAGACCCTGGGGCATCCTGGCTTCCGTCCGCTCTCCCGCTACCCCGATGTCTGCCGTGACAGTGCCCTCTTGGTTGATGAGGAGATTCCGGCCGCACGGGTTTTGTCGACCCTGGGAGAAATCAAGAACAAGAGTATCGAGGAGATTACCCTCTTCGACGTCTACCGTGGTGCGGGGGTCCCGGCGGGGAAGAAGAGCCTGGCCATTCGCGTGCGGTATCGGTCCCTCGAAAAAACCTTGACCGACGAGGAAATACAGGGTATCCACGGCAAGCTTATTCGTACTCTGGAGAAAAACCTCGGCGCCGAGATCCGCTGA
- a CDS encoding integration host factor subunit alpha — MTKADLIENVYLKTGFSKKESADIVEMVFDIMKSNLEEGEKIKIAGFGNFVVKEKATRRGRNPQTGDEIEITSRRILTFKPSQVLKASINNEG; from the coding sequence ATGACCAAGGCGGATCTGATAGAAAACGTGTACCTCAAAACCGGCTTCTCCAAGAAGGAATCCGCTGACATTGTCGAAATGGTGTTCGACATCATGAAATCCAATCTTGAAGAGGGTGAAAAGATCAAAATCGCCGGTTTTGGCAACTTTGTTGTTAAAGAAAAGGCCACCCGTCGTGGGCGTAATCCGCAGACGGGGGATGAAATTGAAATTACCTCTCGGCGCATTCTCACCTTTAAACCCAGCCAGGTTCTGAAGGCTTCCATCAACAACGAGGGGTAA
- the thrS gene encoding threonine--tRNA ligase, with product MSQVQIELPDGSKKEFSAGSTPLDVARSIGEGLARQAVAARIDGKLVDLNSPLDQDARVELVTLNSPEGLDVYRHTTAHLMAHAVKALYGDDVQVTIGPSIENGFYYDFYSTKLTFVPEMFEAIEKKMEELAAADLPIIREELPRDEAIVLFRGMGENYKVELIEDLPDGVVSLYRQGDFVDLCRGPHLPSTKFIKAFKLTGVAGAYWRGSEKNAMLQRIYATAFPDKKELKTYLARLEEARKRDHRKLGKELDLFSFSEEAGAGLVIWHPKGALLRTLLEDFERREHLRRGYDIVMGPQILRTELWKTSGHYENYRENMYFTEIDEQSYGIKPMNCLAHMLIYKSKMRSYRDLPLRYFELGTVHRHEKSGVLHGLLRVRGFTQDDAHILCTPEQLDAEIKGVIKFVQDVMGIFGFEYEMEISTRPEKSIGSDADWERATRALMAALEDSGLPFEINEGDGAFYGPKIDIKLKDALDRRWQCATIQCDFTLPERFDLTYIGSDGEKHRPVMVHRVILGAIERFIGVLIEHFAGNFPLWISPVQAVIVNVTDNQADYVAQVQEQLAAAGIRVKADLRNEKLGFKIREAQLDKIPYMLVVGDREMQEGRLAPRDRTGKTLDSMTPDEFIRFVQDECRQYH from the coding sequence ATGAGTCAGGTGCAAATCGAGCTGCCCGACGGTTCCAAAAAAGAATTCTCCGCCGGAAGTACCCCGTTAGATGTGGCCCGGTCGATCGGCGAGGGCCTGGCTCGTCAGGCGGTGGCTGCTCGTATCGATGGTAAGCTGGTGGATTTGAATAGTCCTCTCGATCAGGATGCCCGGGTCGAGTTGGTCACCCTCAACTCTCCGGAAGGGTTGGATGTCTATCGTCACACCACCGCGCACCTGATGGCGCATGCGGTGAAAGCCCTCTATGGCGACGATGTCCAGGTCACCATCGGGCCGTCCATCGAAAATGGTTTTTACTACGACTTCTACAGCACCAAGCTGACTTTTGTGCCGGAAATGTTCGAAGCCATTGAAAAGAAGATGGAAGAACTGGCGGCTGCCGACCTCCCCATCATCCGTGAAGAACTTCCTCGGGATGAGGCCATCGTCCTCTTTCGGGGCATGGGCGAAAACTACAAGGTCGAGCTGATCGAGGATCTTCCGGACGGCGTCGTCTCTCTCTATCGGCAGGGGGATTTTGTCGATCTCTGCCGCGGGCCGCATTTGCCCTCCACCAAATTTATCAAGGCCTTCAAATTGACCGGCGTGGCCGGGGCTTACTGGCGTGGCAGTGAGAAGAACGCCATGTTGCAGCGCATTTATGCCACTGCCTTTCCTGACAAGAAAGAGCTGAAAACTTATTTGGCTCGCCTTGAGGAAGCTCGCAAGCGCGATCACCGCAAGCTCGGTAAGGAACTCGATCTCTTTTCTTTCAGTGAAGAGGCTGGCGCCGGGCTGGTAATCTGGCATCCCAAAGGAGCTCTGCTGCGGACCCTGCTCGAGGATTTCGAGCGGCGCGAGCACCTGCGTCGGGGTTACGATATCGTCATGGGCCCGCAGATCCTGCGCACCGAGCTTTGGAAAACTTCCGGTCATTACGAAAACTACCGGGAAAACATGTATTTCACCGAGATCGACGAGCAGAGCTATGGCATCAAGCCGATGAACTGCCTAGCGCACATGCTCATCTACAAGTCGAAGATGCGCTCCTACCGCGATCTGCCCTTACGCTATTTCGAACTGGGCACGGTGCATCGTCACGAAAAGTCCGGGGTGTTGCACGGCCTTTTGCGGGTGCGCGGCTTCACCCAGGACGATGCCCATATCCTCTGTACCCCCGAACAACTCGATGCCGAGATCAAGGGGGTGATCAAGTTTGTCCAGGATGTCATGGGCATCTTCGGTTTTGAGTACGAGATGGAAATTTCCACCCGTCCGGAAAAATCGATTGGCAGCGACGCCGATTGGGAGCGGGCAACTCGGGCACTGATGGCGGCCCTGGAGGATTCCGGATTGCCCTTTGAAATCAACGAAGGGGACGGCGCCTTTTATGGCCCAAAGATCGATATCAAGCTCAAGGATGCCCTTGACAGGAGATGGCAGTGTGCTACAATCCAATGCGATTTTACCCTGCCAGAGCGCTTCGATCTTACCTATATCGGCAGCGACGGCGAAAAACATCGGCCGGTCATGGTGCACCGGGTCATTCTGGGAGCTATTGAGCGGTTTATCGGTGTTCTGATCGAACATTTCGCCGGCAACTTCCCTCTCTGGATATCCCCGGTACAGGCTGTCATCGTTAATGTCACCGATAATCAGGCCGACTATGTCGCCCAGGTGCAAGAACAACTGGCTGCGGCTGGAATTCGGGTGAAGGCTGATCTGCGCAACGAAAAACTTGGATTCAAGATTCGTGAAGCGCAGTTGGACAAGATTCCCTACATGCTGGTCGTTGGGGACCGGGAGATGCAGGAAGGGCGCCTTGCCCCCCGGGATCGTACCGGGAAAACCCTCGATTCCATGACCCCCGATGAATTTATCCGTTTCGTCCAGGATGAGTGTCGTCAATATCACTAG
- the surE gene encoding 5'/3'-nucleotidase SurE codes for MRILVTNDDGIQSPGILALAEQLSTIGEITVVAPDRERSAVGHSLTLHSPLRAEEVRPGFFAVDGTPTDCIHLGIHGLLEKRPDLVVSGINKGGNLGDDITYSGTVSAAMEATLMGVPAFAVSLAGDSFRYEDFQGAAAFSARLAEIMQKQTLPADTFLNINVPVPDYRGVWVTRQGKRIYEDVIVEKLDPRGRKYYWIGGGELGFHNIEGTDFHAIGAGYVSITPLHLDLTNYRSFQTLASWNLETMMSLGESGEGEA; via the coding sequence TTGCGGATTCTTGTGACGAACGACGATGGGATTCAATCCCCCGGGATTCTTGCCCTCGCCGAACAACTCTCCACGATCGGCGAGATTACCGTCGTCGCTCCCGACCGGGAGCGGAGTGCGGTCGGACATTCCCTGACCCTGCATTCACCCCTGCGCGCCGAGGAGGTCCGGCCCGGTTTTTTCGCCGTGGACGGAACCCCGACGGACTGTATTCACCTGGGAATTCACGGTCTTCTGGAAAAACGTCCGGATCTGGTCGTTTCCGGTATCAACAAAGGGGGTAATCTGGGGGATGATATCACCTATTCCGGGACGGTCTCCGCTGCCATGGAAGCCACGTTGATGGGTGTGCCCGCCTTCGCCGTCTCTCTTGCCGGGGATTCCTTCCGCTACGAGGATTTTCAGGGGGCTGCCGCCTTTTCCGCCCGTCTGGCCGAGATTATGCAAAAGCAAACCCTCCCCGCAGATACCTTTTTGAACATCAACGTGCCCGTTCCCGATTATCGGGGAGTCTGGGTCACCCGCCAGGGAAAACGCATCTACGAGGATGTGATTGTCGAGAAGCTGGATCCCCGCGGCCGAAAATATTACTGGATCGGTGGCGGCGAACTGGGGTTTCACAATATCGAAGGGACGGATTTCCATGCCATCGGCGCCGGGTACGTTTCCATCACCCCCTTGCATCTCGACCTGACCAACTATCGCTCGTTTCAGACTCTTGCTTCCTGGAATCTCGAAACGATGATGTCCTTGGGCGAGTCAGGAGAAGGGGAGGCATGA
- a CDS encoding MerR family transcriptional regulator, producing MTAEIPDKLYFKIGEVAEITGIKAHVLRYWEAEFPVFSPQKSRSNQRLYRRRDIETALLIKDLLHRQRLTIAGAKKILNRKTAGGGDAPPPVQSAKNRRIIDEIRRDLERLRDSLSSTPDSH from the coding sequence ATGACCGCCGAAATTCCCGACAAGCTGTACTTCAAAATCGGTGAAGTTGCCGAAATCACGGGGATCAAGGCCCATGTCCTACGTTATTGGGAAGCGGAATTTCCGGTATTCTCCCCCCAGAAAAGCCGATCCAACCAGCGTCTTTACCGGCGCCGGGATATTGAGACGGCGCTGCTGATCAAAGATCTTCTCCACCGCCAACGTCTGACTATTGCCGGTGCCAAGAAAATTCTGAACAGAAAGACCGCCGGGGGAGGGGACGCCCCTCCTCCGGTCCAGTCCGCAAAAAACCGCCGGATTATCGACGAAATTCGCCGTGATCTGGAACGTCTGCGCGATTCGCTTTCCAGTACTCCCGACTCTCATTAG
- a CDS encoding YqaA family protein translates to MKMIRRLYDWVLHWAATPYGTLALFCLAFAESSFFPIPPDVLLLALCIATPRHSFRYALLTAVGSVLGGMLGYGIGHSLWGAVSDYFFRYVPGFTEAIFATVQELFVSYDFWAIFTAGFTPIPYKVFTIGAGVFEINFPVFVLASVIGRSLRFFLVAALIYRFGPAVRNFIEKYFNLLTLIFMVLLIGGFLVIKYVF, encoded by the coding sequence ATGAAAATGATTCGTCGTCTTTACGACTGGGTTCTGCATTGGGCGGCAACCCCCTATGGAACCCTGGCCCTCTTCTGCCTGGCCTTTGCCGAAAGTTCCTTTTTCCCCATCCCTCCCGACGTGCTCCTTCTCGCCCTGTGTATCGCCACGCCGCGCCACTCCTTCCGCTATGCCTTGCTCACCGCCGTCGGCTCGGTCTTGGGGGGAATGCTTGGCTACGGCATCGGTCACAGCCTTTGGGGGGCGGTCTCCGATTATTTCTTTCGCTATGTTCCGGGATTTACCGAGGCGATTTTTGCCACAGTCCAAGAGCTCTTCGTTTCCTACGATTTTTGGGCGATCTTTACCGCGGGCTTTACCCCTATCCCCTACAAGGTCTTCACCATCGGCGCCGGGGTTTTTGAAATCAACTTCCCTGTCTTTGTGTTAGCGTCGGTCATCGGCCGCAGCTTGCGTTTTTTTCTCGTCGCCGCTCTGATTTACCGTTTTGGTCCGGCGGTGCGTAATTTCATCGAAAAATATTTCAACCTGCTCACCCTGATCTTCATGGTCCTGCTCATCGGTGGTTTTCTCGTCATCAAATACGTTTTCTGA
- a CDS encoding protein-L-isoaspartate(D-aspartate) O-methyltransferase yields MSDYSIARRNMVDRQLKARGIKDPRVLAAVGQIPRHLFVEDAFASQAYGDFPLPIGEKQTISQPYMVGLMSEALLLTGKEKVLEIGTGSGYQAAVLAKLAGRVFSVERIPALARRARRILDGIGCGSVNIKVTDGTLGWEEEAPFDAIVVTAGAPSVPDCYLRQLAIGGRLVIPVGDMGVQVLKRITRVGENNFSEEQLVDCRFVPLLGKLGWREEA; encoded by the coding sequence ATGAGCGATTATTCCATCGCCCGGCGCAATATGGTCGACCGGCAACTCAAGGCGCGAGGGATCAAGGATCCCCGGGTTCTTGCCGCCGTTGGCCAGATTCCCCGCCACCTTTTTGTCGAGGATGCCTTCGCGAGTCAGGCCTACGGTGATTTTCCCCTGCCCATCGGCGAGAAACAGACCATTTCCCAGCCCTACATGGTCGGTCTGATGAGTGAGGCCCTGCTCTTGACTGGAAAAGAGAAGGTGCTGGAAATCGGCACCGGCTCGGGTTATCAGGCGGCGGTATTGGCGAAACTCGCGGGCCGGGTTTTTTCCGTCGAACGGATTCCGGCCCTGGCCCGCCGTGCCCGGCGGATTCTTGACGGTATCGGCTGCGGTTCGGTGAACATCAAGGTGACCGACGGTACCTTGGGTTGGGAGGAAGAAGCGCCTTTCGACGCCATTGTCGTAACCGCCGGCGCCCCGAGTGTTCCCGACTGTTATCTGCGTCAGTTGGCCATCGGCGGGCGACTGGTCATTCCCGTCGGAGACATGGGGGTGCAGGTGCTCAAACGCATCACCCGTGTCGGCGAAAACAACTTTTCCGAAGAACAACTGGTCGACTGCCGTTTTGTTCCGCTTCTGGGGAAACTCGGCTGGCGCGAGGAAGCCTGA
- a CDS encoding peptidoglycan DD-metalloendopeptidase family protein, producing the protein MPIRAFILVLIFSLLAGCASRKGVYHTVKQGQTLYRISQTYGVDPTQLARVNGVSDPTRLRVGQRLYIPQASRVQTVPKTIKAAKSESAVAKLQPKVPPRSVSPVKTSSPAKSKPAPPPKSPTKGLFAYPVKGKIVKHFGERAGNINRGVEFAVPRGTTVMAAAKGRVIYSGNGIKGYGHLIIIKHRDSYYTVYGYNEQNLVANGVDVVRGQRIALSGVPPSGGQARLHFEIRIGKEAVNPIFYLP; encoded by the coding sequence ATGCCGATTCGCGCGTTCATTCTCGTTCTGATTTTTTCTCTTTTGGCCGGCTGTGCTTCCCGCAAGGGGGTTTATCACACGGTCAAACAGGGGCAGACCCTCTATCGCATCAGTCAGACCTACGGCGTCGATCCTACCCAACTGGCACGGGTCAACGGCGTTTCCGACCCGACCCGATTGCGGGTGGGACAGCGTCTCTACATTCCTCAAGCTTCCCGTGTGCAGACCGTCCCGAAGACGATCAAGGCTGCCAAGTCGGAATCAGCTGTCGCGAAGCTGCAGCCTAAAGTCCCGCCACGATCCGTTTCCCCGGTCAAAACCTCCTCCCCGGCTAAATCTAAACCGGCGCCACCGCCCAAATCTCCCACCAAGGGGCTCTTCGCCTATCCCGTCAAGGGGAAGATCGTCAAGCATTTCGGCGAGCGGGCGGGAAACATCAACCGTGGGGTGGAATTTGCCGTCCCGCGCGGGACGACCGTGATGGCTGCGGCGAAGGGGCGGGTAATTTACAGCGGCAACGGCATCAAAGGCTATGGCCATCTCATCATCATCAAACATCGCGACTCTTATTACACCGTCTATGGCTATAACGAACAAAATCTCGTCGCCAACGGTGTTGACGTGGTTCGGGGCCAGCGCATCGCTCTCAGTGGCGTGCCGCCCAGCGGCGGTCAGGCGCGACTGCATTTTGAGATCCGTATCGGCAAGGAAGCGGTAAACCCTATTTTTTACTTGCCTTAA